The following are from one region of the Endozoicomonas sp. 4G genome:
- a CDS encoding phytanoyl-CoA dioxygenase family protein: MLTLSKENRRQLSENGYTVIPDAVPLSLCDDAIDLITHFLDIDLSNPQSWYQKDLGYNGLVPVHQHQSLWNIRQHPNIHALFSQLLGTEKLWVRMDRLSFKPPSLDPETDQLKRHIHLDFPAEKLTSLRLQGILYLTDTEKDQGAFCCVPSLFKKDDVLKHRESLWFSEEELSQYPIEPIAAQAGSLIIWDSGLPHSGMLNISDKPRLAVYISMFPAGSEGTAEERIQLWQEKRAPEKWRGLRYQQDPEPGEPAQLSELGKKLLGLEKYT; this comes from the coding sequence ATGTTGACTCTGTCCAAGGAAAACAGACGCCAACTCAGCGAGAACGGTTATACGGTTATTCCTGACGCTGTTCCGCTGTCCCTGTGTGATGACGCCATTGATTTAATCACACACTTTCTTGATATTGACCTCAGCAATCCCCAAAGCTGGTACCAAAAAGATCTCGGATACAACGGTCTGGTTCCTGTTCATCAGCATCAGAGCCTCTGGAATATAAGACAACACCCTAATATTCACGCCCTTTTCTCACAACTCCTTGGTACTGAAAAACTCTGGGTTCGCATGGACAGGCTGTCCTTCAAACCGCCCTCTCTTGATCCCGAAACGGACCAGCTAAAACGTCATATCCATCTCGACTTTCCCGCAGAAAAACTCACATCATTGCGCTTGCAGGGCATTCTCTATCTGACTGACACCGAAAAAGACCAGGGGGCATTCTGCTGTGTGCCCAGCCTTTTCAAAAAAGATGATGTGCTTAAACACCGTGAAAGTCTCTGGTTCTCTGAAGAAGAACTCAGTCAGTATCCGATCGAACCGATAGCAGCACAGGCCGGTTCGCTGATCATCTGGGATTCAGGTCTTCCCCACTCTGGAATGCTGAATATTTCAGACAAACCCAGGCTGGCAGTCTATATTTCTATGTTTCCGGCAGGCTCTGAAGGAACGGCTGAAGAACGTATACAGCTCTGGCAGGAAAAACGAGCACCAGAAAAGTGGCGGGGCCTGCGCTATCAACAAGATCCGGAACCGGGAGAACCTGCTCAGCTCAGTGAGCTGGGCAAGAAACTGTTGGGACTGGAAAAATACACCTGA
- a CDS encoding DUF6364 family protein: MHKLALRINARLVEHAKKYAADHGKSLSQLVADYFNALLEESDVSKKLPPLTQSLRGIMAGSEVSSEEDYKKYLEDKYLLTSPGSLLNQPD; encoded by the coding sequence ATGCATAAACTTGCCCTGCGGATAAACGCCAGACTTGTTGAGCACGCTAAAAAATATGCTGCTGACCACGGCAAATCTTTGTCTCAACTGGTAGCTGATTATTTTAATGCGCTACTTGAGGAATCTGATGTCAGCAAAAAACTGCCTCCCCTCACACAAAGTCTCAGGGGTATCATGGCAGGTTCTGAAGTATCGAGTGAGGAGGATTACAAAAAATACCTTGAGGATAAGTATCTATTAACCAGCCCTGGCTCCCTGCTGAATCAGCCTGACTGA
- a CDS encoding N-acetylmuramoyl-L-alanine amidase has protein sequence MALRFVSHPSPNFDAREIPVEFLVLHYTAVDLQGTLDIFSSSECGASAHLVIDLDGAIYELVSCLNGTAHRAWHAGISRWQEKEAFNDFAIGIELVNYNGNVFPFTNAQYSALKDVIQQLQQHYPSLNDPQRILGHEQIAGFRGKADPGCCFDWNRLFSDNFPDQPRPVRESVCPKALQTALEKLKPLEPVDREQRSLFWQRISELTETSVRLIQQGARAG, from the coding sequence ATGGCTCTTCGCTTCGTTTCACACCCCAGCCCCAACTTTGATGCCCGGGAAATTCCTGTAGAGTTTCTGGTCTTGCATTACACGGCGGTAGACCTTCAGGGCACGCTGGACATTTTTTCAAGCAGCGAGTGTGGGGCTTCAGCCCATCTGGTGATTGATCTGGATGGAGCCATCTATGAGCTGGTCAGTTGCTTGAACGGCACGGCTCACAGAGCCTGGCATGCAGGGATTAGCCGCTGGCAGGAAAAGGAAGCGTTCAACGATTTCGCCATTGGCATAGAGCTGGTTAACTATAACGGGAATGTTTTCCCTTTCACCAATGCGCAATATTCAGCTCTGAAAGATGTGATTCAACAGTTGCAGCAGCATTACCCCAGTTTGAATGATCCACAACGGATTCTTGGTCATGAGCAGATAGCCGGTTTCCGGGGAAAAGCCGATCCGGGTTGTTGCTTTGATTGGAATCGACTTTTCTCAGACAACTTTCCTGACCAGCCCCGGCCTGTTCGGGAATCGGTCTGCCCAAAGGCGCTTCAGACTGCTCTGGAAAAGCTTAAGCCACTGGAGCCTGTTGATAGAGAGCAGCGGTCACTTTTTTGGCAAAGAATTAGCGAGCTAACAGAAACGTCAGTCAGGCTGATTCAGCAGGGAGCCAGGGCTGGTTAA
- the pdxA gene encoding 4-hydroxythreonine-4-phosphate dehydrogenase PdxA gives MNPLICIPMGDPAGIGPEILVKALAANDFSNSCRLLVVGYGAVLQQVISTCCLPLTIKPVKACTDIDPRTDILNLLEPTVPPQHFEPGTVSAAAGKMAYDCIQLATQLALEQQVHALVTPPINKMSLAAANIRQAGHTEILADLTDSRHPLTLFEVAGLKVFFLSRHLSLRQACDYVTRNNLIQCAQKAIEALKSLGIEMPSLAIAGLNPHCGDNGLFGHEEQEEIRPAVLRLQQLGLNVSGPWPADSVFYQALNGKFDAVISLYHDQGHIATKMVDFHKTISITCGLPFLRTSVDHGTAYDIAGKGIASDVSMTEAIKVAIRYLSGSGLSNIRP, from the coding sequence ATGAATCCCCTGATCTGTATTCCAATGGGTGACCCGGCCGGCATCGGCCCGGAAATCCTGGTAAAAGCACTTGCTGCCAATGACTTCTCTAATAGCTGTCGATTGCTGGTGGTCGGCTATGGTGCGGTTCTTCAACAGGTTATCTCGACCTGCTGTTTGCCCCTGACCATCAAGCCTGTGAAGGCTTGTACCGATATTGATCCCCGGACCGATATTCTCAATCTCCTCGAACCCACTGTTCCTCCTCAACATTTCGAGCCGGGCACGGTTTCAGCTGCCGCCGGGAAGATGGCTTACGACTGCATTCAACTGGCAACACAGCTGGCCCTGGAGCAACAGGTTCATGCTCTGGTAACACCGCCTATTAACAAGATGTCCCTGGCCGCAGCCAATATCAGACAGGCAGGGCACACCGAAATTCTTGCTGATCTGACAGACAGCAGGCACCCACTGACGTTGTTTGAAGTGGCGGGATTGAAAGTCTTTTTTCTTTCACGACACCTGTCTCTCAGGCAGGCCTGTGACTATGTCACTCGAAATAATTTGATTCAATGTGCGCAAAAAGCGATTGAAGCCCTGAAATCACTGGGTATCGAGATGCCCAGTCTGGCCATAGCAGGGCTAAACCCTCATTGCGGCGATAACGGCCTGTTTGGGCATGAAGAGCAGGAAGAAATCAGGCCCGCTGTTCTCAGGTTGCAACAGCTTGGGTTGAACGTATCCGGCCCCTGGCCTGCTGATTCGGTGTTTTATCAGGCATTGAATGGAAAATTTGATGCGGTTATCTCGCTCTACCATGATCAGGGTCACATCGCGACCAAGATGGTGGACTTCCACAAAACCATTTCCATCACCTGCGGCTTGCCTTTTCTGAGAACTTCGGTAGATCACGGCACCGCCTACGACATCGCTGGTAAAGGTATTGCCTCTGATGTCAGCATGACTGAAGCCATAAAAGTGGCGATTCGTTATCTTTCAGGAAGTGGACTTTCTAACATTCGCCCTTGA
- a CDS encoding DeoR/GlpR family DNA-binding transcription regulator, giving the protein MLPVERREHILTYVEEKGCANIEEMAEKFDVSQMTIRRDIRTLEQEDKLRVTYGGAVSKSFLMEDIPYEKKNAVNIEEKKSIAYEALKLVKEGQIVLLDAGTSTMALAKLLMRMKVTVITPDLKIALQLSDSSTAKVYTTGGLVSAITKAHCDTTALSFLDSINADIAFLATNSWSLEHGMTTASTDHYFIRRKMLDRATRSVLLADSSKFGASSMKTICQLDELDTIITDSRFDDESLAAIREAGGNIIRS; this is encoded by the coding sequence ATGCTTCCCGTTGAGCGTCGAGAGCACATTCTGACTTACGTAGAGGAAAAAGGCTGTGCCAACATCGAAGAGATGGCGGAGAAATTCGATGTTTCCCAGATGACCATTCGTCGCGATATACGAACCCTGGAACAGGAAGACAAACTGCGCGTCACCTATGGCGGTGCGGTATCCAAAAGCTTCCTGATGGAAGATATCCCTTACGAAAAGAAGAATGCTGTCAACATCGAAGAGAAAAAGTCCATTGCTTACGAAGCCCTCAAGCTGGTTAAGGAAGGGCAGATCGTTCTGCTGGATGCGGGAACCAGCACCATGGCCCTGGCCAAGCTGTTGATGCGCATGAAGGTCACGGTGATCACTCCCGACCTGAAAATCGCCCTGCAACTTTCTGATTCTTCGACCGCCAAGGTCTACACCACCGGGGGTCTGGTCAGCGCCATTACCAAGGCTCACTGTGATACTACCGCCCTGTCTTTCCTGGACAGCATTAATGCCGATATTGCCTTTCTGGCCACCAACAGCTGGAGTCTGGAGCACGGTATGACCACAGCGTCGACCGACCATTACTTTATTCGTCGCAAGATGCTGGATCGGGCAACCCGCAGCGTTCTGCTGGCAGACTCCAGCAAGTTTGGTGCTTCCAGCATGAAGACTATCTGCCAGCTGGATGAGCTGGATACTATTATCACGGACAGCCGTTTCGATGATGAAAGTCTGGCGGCTATCAGGGAAGCGGGTGGTAATATCATTCGCTCCTGA
- a CDS encoding paraquat-inducible protein A, with amino-acid sequence MVKKETSFDSGIRLCPDCDLMIKTPTFAHDPAYRQQASCPRCGCVLESHRPAGIQRCLALVVTGLILFIPANYYPVLSMDILGNVQQSTISEGVIALYQGGYGAVALLVLLSAILIPFLRLVILFQVLVSVGNGWGRRRSRTLLRIYTLLQEWGMTEIYFLGALVAVIKLADMASVQTGAGLYCFAGLMLCELMITLNLNEHELWKMLGEDP; translated from the coding sequence ATGGTTAAAAAAGAAACGAGTTTTGACTCAGGAATCAGGCTCTGTCCTGACTGTGACCTGATGATAAAGACCCCGACCTTTGCTCATGACCCGGCCTATCGGCAGCAGGCTTCATGCCCCCGATGCGGCTGTGTGCTGGAGTCTCACCGACCTGCGGGCATCCAGCGCTGCCTGGCTCTGGTTGTGACCGGCTTAATCCTGTTTATACCCGCCAATTATTACCCCGTTCTCTCCATGGATATTCTGGGGAATGTGCAGCAAAGCACGATTTCTGAAGGGGTAATCGCTCTTTACCAGGGAGGTTATGGTGCCGTCGCTCTGCTGGTTCTGTTGTCTGCCATCCTGATCCCTTTTCTGCGTCTTGTGATTTTGTTTCAGGTTCTTGTTTCTGTCGGCAACGGTTGGGGACGCAGAAGATCCAGAACCTTGTTGAGAATTTATACGCTCTTGCAAGAGTGGGGTATGACAGAAATCTATTTCCTGGGCGCCCTGGTAGCGGTTATCAAGCTGGCAGATATGGCCAGTGTGCAGACCGGTGCAGGCTTATATTGCTTTGCCGGGCTGATGCTCTGTGAACTGATGATCACCCTGAACCTGAATGAGCATGAGCTGTGGAAAATGTTGGGAGAGGATCCATGA
- a CDS encoding paraquat-inducible protein A produces the protein MTVTDPSSQMSSGAERRIKLCLNCHRVCRAGEIRCPRCGSKVRLRKKDSLSRCWALTLSAALLYIPANLLPIMTVSRFGRGRPDTIMSGVIELMHHGMAPIALLVFTASILVPLMKLLGMAWLLVCVQTGAMNPDRQTRLYRLIVWIGRWSMLDIFIISLLVALVQFGHLGTVTAGPAAFAFAAVVVLTMSAAMSFDPRLLWDRSSQLSLKGDQQ, from the coding sequence ATGACCGTAACAGATCCATCCAGCCAGATGTCCAGCGGTGCTGAGCGCAGGATAAAACTTTGCCTGAACTGCCACAGGGTGTGTCGGGCAGGTGAGATCCGATGTCCCCGATGTGGCAGCAAAGTACGTCTAAGAAAAAAGGACAGCCTTTCTCGTTGCTGGGCTCTGACCCTGAGCGCCGCGCTGCTCTACATACCTGCAAACCTGCTGCCGATAATGACGGTAAGCCGGTTTGGGCGAGGCAGGCCAGATACCATTATGTCGGGCGTCATAGAGCTGATGCACCATGGTATGGCACCCATTGCCCTGCTGGTTTTTACCGCCAGTATTCTGGTGCCCCTGATGAAACTTCTGGGCATGGCATGGCTGCTGGTTTGTGTGCAAACAGGGGCAATGAACCCGGATCGTCAGACCCGTCTGTATCGACTGATTGTCTGGATTGGCCGCTGGTCCATGCTGGATATTTTTATTATTTCCCTTCTTGTCGCACTGGTGCAGTTCGGTCATCTGGGTACTGTGACGGCCGGTCCTGCTGCTTTTGCGTTTGCTGCGGTGGTGGTGCTAACCATGTCGGCAGCCATGAGTTTTGATCCCAGACTACTTTGGGATCGGTCCAGTCAGTTGAGCTTAAAAGGAGATCAACAGTGA
- a CDS encoding MlaD family protein — translation MSDEKMAVNADLKEHRRVPAIWLLPVIALMIVSFLVWRTLYHTGLEVHVHFDNAKGMKAGKTEVRYNGLAVGKVTRMTMTEDLKGVDVELEMDRQMKPYLREYSQFWLVQPQLSVAGVSGLETLVSGNYIAFRPSGRGETKRSFSALESPPAPGVREGGLSLILQADELSSVQEGSPVYYRRLKIGEVTRYALSQDDERVDIHVYIKPTFSHLVRKNTRFWNAGGVDISGSLTHLKVRTQSLTSMIQGGVALYTPDWEEQEPEAANGTRFPLYNDYDAAEAGISIAIEFPLDVALGQEKSKILFHGMEVGVIKDASFNEDYSAIIAEAVIRPEARHILVKGARFWMVAPQINLKGITGLETLLAGRYIAMDVSQVDMKKAEPETKFIGLASKPPASPSSPGLHLELRADSLEGLSQGSPVLYRKMPVGQVESYTLGKDGVVVKILIMPKYQHLVNKSTLFWNISGVTLEGGLQGFKVRTGTLNSMLSGGIAFKTPNPDAARVANKTRFVLYDDMSRASETGQVIDIQFESADGLQVGTRLKYKGLEMGRVTELNLDETKKAILARVLLNEGADWLARTGSRFWLVKPRLGLTNTAHLETLLTGLYIGVSPARSETAAKRVAFVANPRAPDDQPRAGGLRIQLVSTQLGSIKPGNPVYYREIPVGVVTGFKLGNPADKVIIFLNIEDHYAPLVTDKSRFWNASGVDFQFGLFSGARLRTESLEAILAGGIAFATPEQGDPVTPETSFELADEPKPEWLKWTPGILHPE, via the coding sequence GTGAGCGACGAAAAGATGGCTGTGAACGCAGATCTGAAAGAGCATCGTCGTGTTCCAGCGATCTGGCTGCTGCCGGTGATTGCCCTGATGATCGTTTCCTTTCTGGTCTGGAGAACCCTTTATCACACGGGTCTGGAAGTTCACGTTCATTTTGACAATGCCAAGGGCATGAAAGCAGGCAAAACCGAAGTCAGGTACAACGGCCTGGCGGTTGGAAAAGTGACCCGAATGACCATGACAGAAGACCTGAAAGGTGTCGATGTCGAGCTGGAAATGGATCGGCAGATGAAGCCGTATCTCAGGGAATACAGTCAGTTCTGGCTGGTTCAGCCTCAGCTTTCTGTAGCCGGCGTGTCCGGTCTGGAAACGCTGGTCTCTGGCAACTACATCGCCTTCAGGCCCTCTGGGAGGGGTGAGACAAAGCGGTCATTTTCGGCGCTAGAATCGCCACCCGCCCCAGGCGTTCGAGAAGGAGGGCTGAGCCTGATACTTCAGGCTGATGAGTTATCTTCTGTGCAGGAGGGAAGTCCGGTCTATTATCGCCGTCTGAAGATTGGCGAAGTGACTCGCTACGCACTCTCGCAGGATGACGAAAGGGTTGATATTCATGTGTACATCAAGCCGACATTCAGCCATCTGGTAAGAAAAAATACCCGCTTCTGGAATGCAGGGGGGGTGGATATCTCCGGGAGTCTGACCCATCTGAAAGTAAGAACCCAGTCTTTGACTTCCATGATTCAGGGCGGTGTGGCTCTTTATACCCCGGATTGGGAAGAACAAGAGCCGGAGGCTGCCAACGGCACCCGCTTTCCTTTGTATAACGATTATGATGCCGCAGAAGCGGGCATCAGTATTGCCATTGAATTCCCTCTGGATGTTGCCCTTGGACAGGAGAAATCAAAAATACTTTTCCACGGTATGGAAGTGGGTGTTATCAAAGATGCCTCGTTTAATGAGGATTACTCAGCCATTATCGCCGAGGCCGTTATTCGCCCTGAAGCCAGACATATTCTGGTCAAAGGTGCCCGTTTCTGGATGGTGGCACCACAAATCAACCTGAAAGGCATCACGGGTCTGGAAACCCTGTTGGCTGGCCGTTATATCGCTATGGATGTCAGTCAGGTTGATATGAAAAAAGCGGAGCCGGAAACGAAATTCATCGGTCTGGCCAGCAAGCCTCCGGCATCGCCTTCCTCTCCGGGCCTGCACCTTGAACTCAGGGCTGACTCTCTTGAGGGTCTGAGCCAGGGTAGCCCTGTCCTCTATAGAAAAATGCCCGTCGGGCAGGTGGAGTCCTACACACTTGGGAAGGATGGGGTCGTGGTCAAAATATTGATCATGCCCAAATATCAACACCTTGTGAATAAAAGCACGCTTTTCTGGAATATCAGCGGTGTCACCCTGGAGGGTGGATTGCAGGGGTTCAAGGTCAGGACAGGCACACTCAATTCCATGCTTTCAGGAGGCATTGCCTTTAAAACCCCCAACCCTGATGCCGCCAGAGTAGCCAACAAAACCCGGTTTGTTTTATATGACGATATGAGCCGGGCAAGCGAAACAGGCCAGGTGATAGACATTCAGTTTGAATCTGCGGACGGTCTGCAGGTAGGTACACGGCTGAAGTACAAAGGTCTGGAGATGGGAAGAGTGACAGAACTGAATCTGGATGAGACTAAAAAAGCCATCCTGGCCCGTGTGTTACTTAACGAAGGCGCTGATTGGCTGGCTCGCACGGGTTCCAGATTCTGGCTGGTTAAACCCAGGCTGGGCCTGACCAACACGGCGCACCTGGAAACGCTGTTGACAGGTCTTTATATCGGCGTGTCACCGGCACGCTCTGAAACCGCTGCTAAACGTGTTGCTTTTGTCGCAAACCCGAGGGCACCTGATGACCAGCCTCGCGCCGGCGGCCTTCGTATTCAGTTAGTCAGCACTCAATTGGGCTCCATTAAACCGGGCAATCCTGTTTATTACCGAGAAATACCGGTAGGCGTGGTCACCGGATTCAAGTTAGGTAATCCCGCCGACAAGGTTATTATTTTTCTGAACATCGAAGATCACTATGCGCCGCTGGTCACTG